The Streptomyces sp. NBC_00162 genome window below encodes:
- a CDS encoding ADP-ribosylglycohydrolase family protein, whose translation MTMPTPTKRAATGALIGLALGDALGFPTEFNDVPSILAKTGPWREMKLPRPAIVTDDTQMTLALARGMRTAAERGRVGPLRLARPVREEFVDWYHSPENNRAPGNTCLRACGLLNDPQRDWRDASQLGSKGCGANMRVVPVGLIHGWTEEERAGAAQLQSALTHGHPTALAASDLTARAVYLLAQGTEVTGLVGRLRSYALENRTRYHERWLGDLWMRTASDASPESFMARGWDECLAVLERLSTALRTPSPETDPCLTTGDGWIAEEALATALQCFLLFPQEPLLALRRAACTAGDSDSIACLAGAFAGAHLGADVWPRDWEGRIEYRDELLAFGALWDS comes from the coding sequence ATGACGATGCCCACGCCGACGAAGCGCGCCGCGACGGGCGCCCTGATCGGCCTGGCCCTGGGCGACGCCCTCGGCTTCCCGACGGAGTTCAACGACGTCCCGTCGATCCTGGCCAAGACCGGCCCGTGGCGGGAGATGAAACTGCCCCGGCCGGCCATCGTCACGGACGACACCCAGATGACGCTCGCGCTGGCACGGGGCATGCGGACGGCCGCGGAGCGCGGCCGGGTCGGCCCGCTGCGCCTCGCCCGGCCGGTCCGGGAGGAGTTCGTGGACTGGTACCACTCCCCGGAGAACAACCGCGCCCCGGGCAACACCTGTCTGCGGGCGTGCGGTCTGCTGAACGATCCGCAGCGGGACTGGAGGGACGCCAGCCAGCTCGGCTCCAAGGGCTGCGGCGCGAACATGCGGGTGGTCCCGGTGGGGCTGATCCACGGCTGGACCGAGGAGGAACGGGCCGGCGCCGCCCAGCTCCAGTCGGCCCTGACCCACGGCCACCCGACGGCGCTGGCCGCCTCCGACCTGACGGCGCGGGCGGTCTACCTGCTGGCGCAGGGCACCGAGGTGACGGGCCTGGTCGGGCGGCTGCGCTCGTACGCCCTGGAGAACCGCACCCGTTACCACGAGCGCTGGCTCGGCGACCTGTGGATGCGGACGGCCTCCGACGCCTCCCCGGAGTCGTTCATGGCGCGGGGCTGGGACGAGTGCCTGGCCGTCCTGGAGCGCCTGTCCACGGCCCTGCGCACGCCCTCCCCGGAGACGGACCCCTGCCTGACCACGGGCGACGGCTGGATCGCGGAGGAGGCCCTCGCCACGGCCCTGCAGTGCTTCCTGCTCTTCCCGCAGGAGCCCCTCCTGGCCCTGCGCCGAGCCGCATGCACCGCGGGCGACTCGGACTCCATCGCCTGCCTGGCGGGCGCCTTCGCGGGCGCCCACCTCGGCGCGGACGTCTGGCCCCGCGACTGGGAGGGCCGCATCGAGTACCGCGACGAACTCCTCGCCTTCGGCGCGCTCTGGGATTCCTAG
- a CDS encoding nucleotidyltransferase domain-containing protein, producing MDELTLVRDHTVYQCVMGSRAFGLATEASDTDRRGVYLAPTPLFWRFEKPPTHVEGPRDEEFSWELERFCELALRANPNILECLHSPLVERLSPVGEELLSLREAFLSRRAHTSFSRYAASQRGKLLADVRIHGAPRWKHAMHLLRLLLSCRDLLRTGRLTIDAGPHRDRLLAVRRGELTWAEADTWMSRLQEETEAALASTQLPADPDHARVQDFLVRTRRASAG from the coding sequence ATGGACGAGCTGACACTGGTACGGGACCACACGGTCTACCAGTGCGTGATGGGCTCCCGGGCGTTCGGGCTGGCGACGGAGGCGAGCGACACCGACCGGCGCGGTGTCTACCTCGCCCCGACGCCGCTGTTCTGGCGGTTCGAGAAGCCCCCCACGCACGTGGAGGGCCCGCGGGACGAGGAGTTCTCGTGGGAGCTGGAACGCTTCTGCGAACTGGCCCTGCGCGCCAACCCGAACATCCTGGAGTGCCTCCACTCCCCCTTGGTGGAACGGCTGTCCCCGGTCGGCGAGGAACTGCTCTCGCTCCGCGAGGCCTTCCTCTCCCGCCGGGCCCACACCAGCTTCAGCCGGTACGCGGCCTCCCAGCGCGGCAAACTCCTCGCGGACGTCCGCATCCACGGCGCCCCGCGCTGGAAGCACGCCATGCACCTGCTGCGCCTGCTCCTGTCCTGCCGCGACCTCCTGCGCACGGGCCGCCTGACGATCGACGCGGGCCCCCACCGCGACCGCCTCCTGGCGGTCCGCCGCGGCGAGCTCACCTGGGCCGAGGCCGACACATGGATGTCCCGCCTCCAGGAGGAGACCGAGGCGGCCCTCGCCAGCACGCAGCTGCCCGCGGATCCGGACCACGCCAGGGTGCAGGACTTCCTCGTCCGCACCCGCCGCGCGTCGGCAGGCTAA
- a CDS encoding Rieske (2Fe-2S) protein: protein MSDPTRTARRTVLTAGAAALAGGALTACGGESEKAPANGSETAAAPAAPSAPAGGGKAIAKAADVPVGGGKVLKEEKLVVTQPTAGSFRCFTAVCTHQGCLVNKVENGTIDCPCHGSKFKDTDGAVANGPATRPLAEKKITVAADGNISLA from the coding sequence ATGAGCGACCCCACGCGCACCGCCCGGCGCACGGTACTGACGGCCGGCGCGGCCGCCCTGGCCGGCGGCGCGCTCACCGCCTGCGGCGGTGAAAGCGAGAAGGCACCCGCGAACGGATCGGAAACCGCGGCCGCCCCGGCCGCCCCGTCCGCGCCCGCGGGAGGCGGCAAAGCCATCGCCAAGGCGGCCGACGTACCGGTCGGCGGCGGCAAGGTCCTGAAGGAAGAGAAGCTGGTGGTCACCCAGCCCACCGCCGGGTCCTTCCGCTGCTTCACGGCGGTCTGCACCCACCAGGGCTGCCTCGTGAACAAGGTGGAGAACGGCACCATCGACTGCCCCTGCCACGGGAGCAAGTTCAAGGACACGGACGGCGCGGTCGCCAATGGCCCGGCCACCCGCCCGCTGGCGGAGAAGAAGATCACGGTCGCGGCGGACGGCAATATCTCGCTCGCTTAG
- a CDS encoding DUF952 domain-containing protein, which translates to MIFHLVPLADWTAAPGLPYAPPSLESEGFVHCSADRPTALEIADSHYRAVPGTLLAVELDEDALRAEVRREGGSGGRYPHVHGPLNREAVIRVWEVVRTPGTPASLSPWEPGNRNGAADFT; encoded by the coding sequence ATGATCTTCCACCTCGTCCCGCTCGCCGACTGGACCGCCGCGCCCGGACTTCCGTACGCCCCGCCCTCGCTCGAGTCGGAGGGATTCGTGCACTGTTCGGCCGACCGGCCCACGGCGCTCGAGATCGCCGACTCGCACTACCGCGCGGTACCGGGGACGCTGCTCGCGGTGGAGCTAGACGAGGACGCCCTGCGCGCGGAGGTCCGCCGCGAGGGTGGTTCCGGCGGCCGCTACCCGCATGTCCACGGCCCGTTGAACCGGGAGGCCGTGATCCGCGTGTGGGAGGTGGTACGCACACCCGGCACTCCTGCCTCACTGTCACCTTGGGAGCCGGGCAACCGAAACGGCGCGGCGGACTTCACCTGA
- a CDS encoding prephenate dehydrogenase produces MRTAVVIGTGLIGTSAALALTARGITVHLVDHDPAQAHTAAALGAGTDEAPEGRVDLAIVAVPPAHVAATLADAIGRGAARAYVDVASVKGGPRRELEALGVDVTAYIGTHPMAGKERSGPLAATADLFEGRPWVLTPTRDTDHEVLNLALELVSLCRAVPVVMDADAHDRAVALVSHTPQLVSSMVAARLEEADETAVRLCGQGIRDVTRIAASDPRMWVEILSANPGPVADVLAGIAADLEETVDALRGLQSADVEKRRGGAAGIEDVLRRGNAGRVRVPGKHGAAPTVYETVAVLISDQPGELARIFADAGRAGVNIEDVRIEHATGQQAGLVQLMVEPRAVAGLTAELRERGWALRQQ; encoded by the coding sequence GTGAGAACCGCCGTCGTCATCGGAACCGGACTGATCGGCACCTCCGCGGCGCTCGCGCTGACCGCCCGCGGGATCACCGTCCACCTCGTCGACCACGACCCCGCCCAGGCCCATACCGCGGCCGCCCTCGGGGCCGGCACGGACGAGGCCCCGGAGGGCAGGGTCGACCTCGCGATCGTCGCCGTACCCCCGGCCCACGTGGCGGCGACGCTGGCCGACGCGATCGGCCGCGGGGCGGCGCGCGCGTACGTGGACGTGGCCAGCGTCAAGGGCGGACCGCGCCGGGAGCTGGAGGCGCTCGGCGTGGACGTCACGGCGTACATCGGCACGCACCCGATGGCGGGCAAGGAGCGGTCGGGGCCGCTGGCCGCCACCGCCGACCTCTTCGAGGGCCGCCCCTGGGTGCTGACCCCCACCCGGGACACGGACCACGAGGTGCTGAACCTCGCCCTGGAGCTGGTGTCCCTGTGCCGGGCCGTACCCGTGGTGATGGACGCGGACGCGCACGACCGGGCCGTCGCCCTCGTCTCCCACACCCCGCAGCTGGTGTCGAGCATGGTCGCCGCGCGGCTGGAGGAGGCCGACGAGACGGCCGTCCGGCTGTGCGGGCAGGGCATCCGGGACGTCACCCGCATCGCGGCCTCCGACCCTCGGATGTGGGTGGAGATCCTGTCGGCGAACCCGGGCCCCGTCGCCGACGTGCTGGCCGGGATCGCGGCCGACCTGGAGGAGACCGTCGATGCGCTGCGAGGGCTCCAGTCGGCCGACGTGGAGAAGCGGCGCGGGGGCGCGGCGGGCATCGAGGACGTCCTGCGGCGCGGCAACGCGGGCCGGGTCCGGGTGCCGGGCAAGCACGGCGCGGCGCCGACCGTCTACGAGACGGTGGCCGTCCTCATCAGCGACCAGCCGGGCGAGCTGGCCCGGATCTTCGCCGACGCCGGGCGGGCCGGGGTCAACATCGAGGACGTGCGCATCGAGCACGCCACGGGCCAGCAGGCCGGCCTGGTCCAGCTGATGGTGGAACCGCGGGCCGTGGCGGGCCTGACCGCCGAGCTGCGCGAGCGGGGCTGGGCACTGCGTCAGCAGTAG
- the cmk gene encoding (d)CMP kinase, whose amino-acid sequence METAAPAAVIVAIDGPSGTGKSSTSKAVAAKLGLRYLDTGAQYRAITWWMITNGVDTDDPQAIAVAAGKPAIVSGTDPAAPTITVDGLDAAGPIRTQEVTSKVSAVSAVPEVRTLITELQRSIAAQAAAEADGIVVEGRDIGTTVLPGADLKVFLTASAEARAARRSGELRGKEAVDLAATKEALIKRDAADSGRKTSPLAKAGDAVEVDTTELTLDQVIECVVTLVEEKRAGRK is encoded by the coding sequence GTGGAAACCGCAGCTCCGGCAGCCGTGATCGTCGCCATCGACGGTCCCTCCGGCACGGGCAAGTCCAGCACCTCCAAGGCCGTGGCCGCCAAGCTCGGGCTGCGCTACCTCGACACCGGTGCCCAGTACCGGGCCATCACCTGGTGGATGATCACCAACGGCGTCGACACCGACGACCCGCAGGCCATCGCCGTCGCCGCGGGCAAGCCCGCCATCGTCTCCGGCACCGACCCGGCCGCCCCCACCATCACGGTGGACGGCCTGGACGCCGCCGGACCCATCCGCACCCAGGAGGTCACCTCCAAGGTCAGCGCCGTCAGCGCCGTCCCCGAGGTGCGCACCCTGATCACCGAGCTGCAGCGCTCCATCGCCGCGCAGGCGGCCGCGGAGGCCGACGGCATCGTCGTCGAGGGCCGGGACATCGGCACCACCGTCCTGCCCGGCGCCGACCTCAAGGTCTTCCTCACCGCCTCCGCCGAGGCGCGCGCCGCCCGGCGCAGCGGTGAGCTCCGCGGCAAGGAGGCCGTGGATCTCGCGGCCACCAAGGAGGCGCTGATCAAGCGCGACGCGGCCGACTCCGGCCGCAAGACCTCCCCGCTGGCCAAGGCCGGCGACGCCGTCGAGGTGGACACCACCGAGCTCACGCTCGACCAGGTCATCGAGTGCGTCGTGACCCTGGTGGAAGAGAAGCGGGCGGGCCGCAAGTGA
- a CDS encoding lysophospholipid acyltransferase family protein encodes MRRDPGGREAGGPQVSEAPSHRGAAVGRRIGIGLMYGLWKPRVLGAWKVPVSGPVILAVNHSHNIDGPMVMGTAPRPLHFLIKKEAYVGPLGPFLEGIGQVKVDRGGTDRTAISRALSVLDNGGALGIFPEGTRGEGDFASLRAGLAYFSVRSGAPIVPVAVLGSGDTRGRLVKGLPALKSRVDVVFGSAFDAGDGSGRRTRTALDAATVRIQDRLTAHLADAKRLTGR; translated from the coding sequence GTGCGTCGTGACCCTGGTGGAAGAGAAGCGGGCGGGCCGCAAGTGAGCGAAGCGCCCTCCCACAGGGGTGCGGCGGTCGGCAGGCGCATCGGCATCGGGCTCATGTACGGGCTCTGGAAGCCCCGTGTGCTCGGCGCCTGGAAGGTGCCCGTCTCCGGCCCCGTCATCCTCGCCGTGAACCACTCGCACAACATCGACGGCCCGATGGTCATGGGCACCGCGCCCCGGCCCCTGCACTTCCTGATCAAGAAGGAAGCGTACGTCGGCCCGCTCGGCCCCTTCCTCGAAGGGATCGGGCAGGTCAAGGTCGACCGCGGCGGCACCGACCGGACGGCGATAAGCCGCGCCCTCAGCGTGCTGGACAATGGAGGGGCCCTCGGCATCTTCCCCGAGGGCACCCGGGGCGAGGGCGACTTCGCCTCGCTGCGCGCGGGTCTCGCGTACTTCTCGGTACGCAGCGGCGCGCCCATCGTGCCGGTGGCCGTGCTCGGCAGCGGCGACACCAGGGGCCGGCTCGTCAAGGGCCTGCCCGCCCTCAAGAGCCGGGTCGACGTCGTCTTCGGGTCGGCCTTCGACGCCGGGGACGGCAGTGGCCGCCGGACCCGTACCGCGCTGGACGCGGCCACCGTACGCATCCAGGACCGGCTGACCGCCCACCTGGCCGACGCCAAGCGCCTCACCGGGCGCTGA
- the der gene encoding ribosome biogenesis GTPase Der has protein sequence MNDQHDHGALGDAEYAEFMELAAEEGFDIEDVEGAIEAAGHGPLPVLAVVGRPNVGKSTLVNRIIGRREAVVEDKPGVTRDRVTYEAEWAGRRFKVVDTGGWEQDVLGIDASVAAQAEYAIEAADAVVFVVDAKVGATDTDEAVVRLLRKAGKPVVLCANKVDGQSGESDAASLWSLGLGMPHPVSSLHGRGTGDMLDAVLEALPEAPEQTFGTAVGGPRRIALIGRPNVGKSSLLNKVAKEDRVVVNELAGTTRDPVDELIELGGITWKFVDTAGIRKKVHLQQGADYYASLRTAAAVEKAEVAVILIDTTESISVQDQRIITMAVEAGRAIVIAYNKWDELDEERRYYLEREIETEMQQVSWAPRVNVSALTGRHMEKLVPAIETALAGWETRVPTGRLNAFLGEVVAAHPHPIRGGKQPRILFGTQAGSKPPRFVLFASGFLEHGYRRFIERRLREEFGFEGTPIHISVRVREKRGAQYKKKK, from the coding sequence ATGAACGACCAGCACGACCACGGAGCACTTGGCGATGCCGAGTACGCGGAGTTCATGGAGCTCGCCGCGGAAGAGGGCTTCGACATCGAGGACGTCGAAGGCGCGATCGAGGCGGCCGGACACGGCCCCCTCCCCGTCCTCGCCGTCGTCGGCCGGCCGAACGTCGGCAAGTCGACCCTGGTGAACCGCATCATCGGCCGCCGCGAGGCGGTCGTCGAGGACAAGCCCGGCGTCACCCGCGACCGCGTCACCTACGAGGCCGAGTGGGCCGGCCGCCGCTTCAAGGTCGTCGACACCGGCGGCTGGGAGCAGGACGTCCTCGGCATCGACGCCTCCGTCGCCGCCCAGGCCGAGTACGCCATCGAGGCCGCCGACGCGGTCGTCTTCGTCGTCGACGCCAAGGTCGGCGCCACCGACACCGACGAGGCCGTCGTCCGGCTGCTGCGCAAGGCCGGCAAGCCCGTCGTGCTGTGCGCCAACAAGGTCGACGGCCAGAGCGGCGAGTCCGACGCGGCCTCCCTGTGGTCCCTGGGCCTCGGCATGCCGCACCCGGTCTCCTCCCTGCACGGGCGCGGCACCGGCGACATGCTGGACGCTGTGCTCGAGGCCCTGCCGGAAGCCCCCGAGCAGACCTTCGGCACCGCCGTCGGCGGCCCGCGCCGCATCGCGCTGATCGGCCGCCCGAACGTCGGCAAGTCCTCGCTGCTCAACAAGGTGGCGAAGGAGGACCGTGTCGTCGTCAACGAGCTGGCCGGCACCACCCGCGACCCGGTCGACGAGCTGATCGAGCTCGGCGGCATCACCTGGAAGTTCGTCGACACCGCCGGCATCCGCAAGAAGGTCCACCTTCAGCAGGGTGCCGACTACTACGCCTCCCTGCGCACGGCCGCCGCCGTCGAGAAGGCGGAGGTCGCGGTCATCCTGATCGACACCACCGAGTCGATCAGCGTCCAGGACCAGCGCATCATCACCATGGCCGTCGAGGCGGGCCGCGCGATCGTGATCGCGTACAACAAGTGGGACGAGCTCGACGAGGAGCGCCGCTACTACCTCGAGCGCGAGATCGAGACCGAGATGCAGCAGGTCTCCTGGGCGCCGCGGGTGAACGTCTCGGCGCTCACCGGCCGTCACATGGAGAAGCTGGTCCCGGCGATCGAGACGGCTCTCGCGGGCTGGGAGACGCGCGTCCCCACCGGCCGGCTGAACGCCTTCCTCGGCGAGGTCGTCGCGGCCCACCCGCACCCGATCCGCGGCGGCAAGCAGCCCCGCATCCTGTTCGGCACCCAGGCGGGCAGCAAGCCGCCGCGGTTCGTCCTCTTCGCCTCGGGCTTCCTGGAGCACGGCTACCGGCGCTTCATCGAGCGCCGGCTGCGCGAGGAGTTCGGCTTCGAGGGCACCCCGATCCACATCTCGGTGCGGGTGCGCGAGAAGCGCGGAGCCCAGTACAAGAAGAAGAAGTAG
- a CDS encoding LysM peptidoglycan-binding domain-containing protein yields the protein MPHLRIRRRQAGARRGAAAVAAALALVLPSGTAAALAPPPPAPGPAGAAHPGSPGVIGTGPGDCGPGGEWPWDCVADCESGGRWAVNTGNGFYGGLQFWQPTWEEYGGLVFARRADLASRVQQIRVAEDVLGAQGWDAWPACSKRYGLAGRMHVVRKGDTLVSIAGKHRVRGGWQALYEANRGAIGPRPAALVTGTLLVIPEQAPPARPPDPVNPPDPVVPVAPAGPAPAQSAAASPVPRPPR from the coding sequence ATGCCCCACCTCCGGATCCGGCGCCGTCAGGCCGGGGCCCGTCGTGGTGCCGCTGCCGTCGCCGCCGCGCTGGCTCTCGTACTCCCTTCCGGCACGGCGGCGGCTCTCGCACCCCCGCCGCCCGCGCCCGGGCCGGCGGGGGCGGCGCACCCCGGCTCGCCGGGGGTGATCGGAACGGGTCCGGGGGACTGCGGGCCGGGCGGGGAATGGCCCTGGGACTGCGTCGCCGACTGCGAGAGCGGCGGGCGCTGGGCGGTCAACACCGGCAACGGGTTCTACGGCGGGCTGCAGTTCTGGCAGCCGACGTGGGAGGAGTACGGGGGGCTCGTGTTCGCCCGGCGCGCCGACCTGGCGAGCCGGGTGCAGCAGATCCGCGTCGCGGAGGACGTGCTCGGTGCGCAGGGCTGGGACGCCTGGCCGGCGTGCTCGAAGCGGTACGGGCTGGCCGGGCGGATGCACGTGGTGAGGAAGGGGGACACGTTGGTGTCGATCGCGGGGAAGCACCGGGTGCGGGGCGGGTGGCAGGCGCTGTACGAGGCGAACCGGGGTGCGATCGGGCCACGGCCCGCGGCGCTCGTGACGGGCACGCTGCTGGTCATCCCGGAGCAGGCGCCGCCGGCCCGCCCGCCGGACCCGGTGAACCCTCCGGACCCGGTGGTACCGGTGGCCCCGGCCGGTCCGGCTCCCGCGCAGTCGGCGGCTGCGTCGCCCGTGCCGAGGCCTCCCCGCTGA
- a CDS encoding helix-turn-helix transcriptional regulator, with amino-acid sequence MLETSARLLRLLSLLQAHREWTGADLADRLGVTPRTVRRDVDRLRELGYPVNASPGTGGGYQLGAGAELPPLLLDDDEAVAVAVGLRTAAGNGVEGIGEASVRALAKLEQVLPSRLRRRVSALNEFTVPMLRGAERSTVDPSVLTELAAVCRDTERLRFGYRDHEGNVTRRTVEPHRLVCTERRWYLVAWDLDREDWRTFRADRIEPALPHGPRFTPRKPPAEDLAEYVSQGVAQRAYAARAVVRLKVSAQEAARIIGPSHGALEPVDGQSCLLRTGAVSLDVLVIHIMLLGCEFEVVEPPELTDRIRAARDLLGRAVEPRR; translated from the coding sequence ATGCTCGAGACCTCCGCACGACTGCTGCGCCTGTTGTCCCTGTTGCAGGCTCACCGCGAATGGACCGGGGCGGACCTCGCCGACCGGCTCGGGGTGACGCCGCGGACCGTACGGCGTGACGTGGACCGGCTGCGGGAGCTGGGCTACCCCGTCAACGCCAGTCCCGGGACCGGCGGCGGCTACCAGCTGGGGGCCGGGGCCGAGCTGCCGCCGCTGCTGCTGGACGACGACGAGGCGGTGGCCGTCGCGGTCGGGCTGCGGACCGCCGCCGGGAACGGGGTCGAGGGGATCGGGGAGGCCTCCGTACGGGCCCTCGCCAAGCTGGAGCAGGTGCTGCCGTCGAGGCTGCGGCGCAGGGTGTCCGCGCTCAACGAGTTCACCGTGCCGATGCTGCGCGGGGCGGAGCGGTCCACCGTGGACCCCTCGGTGCTGACCGAGCTCGCCGCCGTGTGCCGCGACACCGAGCGGCTGCGCTTCGGGTACCGCGACCACGAGGGCAACGTCACCCGGCGCACCGTCGAACCGCACCGGCTGGTGTGCACCGAGCGGCGCTGGTACCTGGTCGCCTGGGACCTGGACCGGGAGGACTGGCGGACCTTCCGGGCCGACCGGATCGAGCCCGCACTTCCGCACGGGCCGCGGTTCACCCCGCGCAAGCCGCCCGCCGAGGACCTCGCCGAGTACGTCTCCCAGGGCGTGGCGCAACGGGCGTACGCCGCCCGGGCGGTGGTGCGGCTGAAGGTTTCCGCACAGGAGGCGGCCCGGATCATCGGGCCGAGCCACGGAGCCCTCGAGCCGGTCGACGGGCAGAGCTGCCTGCTGCGCACCGGGGCGGTCAGCCTGGACGTCCTGGTGATTCACATCATGCTGCTCGGCTGTGAGTTCGAAGTGGTCGAGCCGCCGGAGCTGACGGATCGGATCAGGGCCGCGAGGGATCTGCTGGGGCGGGCCGTGGAGCCGCGGAGGTGA
- a CDS encoding phosphatase PAP2 family protein, whose protein sequence is MRTDQILTRLERVFARLDREPERPAHLQTPQMSRHRVVLLGSTLAFYLAIVVAVLTTSWLVRLDWQIMFFRPYEQWPQLHAFLDYLVVLGQRGPTAVMVAAWLGWRSWRQHTLRPLITLGVALLLLNITVGSVKLGLGRLGPHYATEIGSAELFAGGDIFPSGHTANAVVTWGILAYLASTVVTRRVLSVVSAVVSLSVGATTVYLGTHWVSDVLLGWSAGLLILLALPWFEPLIARAEAYVFDVRELLRRRAETGRMPAPVVSALTPLLSAGGKWQLRRAVAAGDPAVDPAPTAAAHAAASAHTPAAHTPAPRPAPLLAGRPHLIRSERTPVTPVGSRRPAHTERAAARSAAARPATGG, encoded by the coding sequence GTGCGTACCGATCAAATCCTGACCCGTCTGGAGCGGGTGTTCGCCCGCCTGGACCGGGAACCAGAGCGACCGGCTCATCTGCAAACCCCGCAGATGAGCCGGCACCGCGTCGTGCTCCTCGGATCGACTCTCGCCTTCTATCTCGCGATCGTCGTGGCCGTCCTGACCACGTCCTGGCTCGTCCGCCTGGACTGGCAGATCATGTTCTTCCGGCCCTACGAGCAGTGGCCGCAGCTGCATGCCTTCCTCGACTACCTCGTCGTACTCGGCCAGCGCGGACCCACCGCGGTCATGGTCGCGGCCTGGCTCGGCTGGCGCTCCTGGCGCCAGCACACCCTCCGCCCGCTGATCACCCTCGGCGTGGCGCTGCTCCTGCTCAACATCACCGTCGGGTCCGTCAAGCTCGGCCTCGGCCGGCTCGGCCCGCACTACGCCACCGAGATCGGTTCGGCCGAACTCTTCGCGGGCGGCGATATATTTCCTTCCGGCCACACCGCCAACGCCGTCGTGACCTGGGGAATCCTCGCCTACCTGGCGTCCACCGTGGTCACCCGGCGGGTGCTGTCCGTGGTGTCCGCGGTCGTCTCGCTGAGCGTCGGAGCCACCACCGTCTACCTCGGCACCCACTGGGTCAGCGACGTGCTGCTCGGCTGGTCCGCGGGGCTGCTGATCCTGCTGGCCCTGCCCTGGTTCGAGCCGCTCATCGCCCGGGCCGAGGCCTACGTCTTCGACGTGCGCGAGCTGCTGCGCCGCCGCGCGGAGACCGGACGGATGCCCGCGCCGGTCGTGTCCGCGCTCACCCCGCTGCTCTCCGCGGGCGGCAAGTGGCAGCTCCGGCGCGCCGTTGCCGCCGGGGACCCCGCCGTGGACCCCGCTCCGACGGCCGCCGCGCATGCCGCCGCGTCCGCGCACACCCCGGCGGCGCACACCCCGGCGCCCCGGCCCGCGCCCCTGCTCGCAGGCCGGCCGCACCTGATCCGCTCCGAGCGGACCCCGGTCACCCCGGTCGGCAGCCGCCGGCCGGCCCACACCGAACGGGCCGCCGCCCGCAGCGCCGCGGCCCGCCCGGCCACCGGCGGCTGA